aatctaaaaaaaaagaaagcACAGTTAATGAAGAAACgttgaaaatattaagtaatattaaaaaatattataatgaaaagaaaaaagaatcatcagataaagaaaattcTGAATCTTATGCATCTGTATATTCCAGTTCTTCCGagaaaatcaaaaaaaagaaaaaacagAAGGAATTagaatataaagaaaaagagaaaaggaagaaaaaaaattcagATAACCTTGTTGACTTGGATGAACTAgagaatataaaagatgaaTATCTAAATAATCTAGAACGAACAAGAAAAAAGGGATGATGCaacaaagaaaaacaattagggtgaaaatatatagagtaaaaaaaggaagaaaagcattttaaaaagataaaataagaaaaggaaaagatATCACATCGTGAAAATGttctattttttatgtgaataaaatatatatatatatatatatatatatatatatatatatataaatatatttaggTATATTTCCATAccattttaaaaaaatatattttttttttttgtttcattatatttttaaatataataaaaataatataaataaatgttaaaattgtatttttttttttttttttttttttttttttttttgtgtattAATGTGTTGCTActtatgtataattttatttttgaaatataaaaaagaaaaaaaaaaaaaacttaacaaaaaaaataataaaaattgattaaaattaattgtatatttatatatatatatataatttatatggtaaaatataaacatttatatttggTTCAAGtcaaatatttatatttatatatatttttaacaaaaaaaagaaaaggaaagaaaaaaactACATACGTTAGTAtgatatttattcatttttcagtttctacttttatttttataccACTGTAATAATCCTCCAAGTAAACTAATGGTTTCTAATTCAAccttatcattatttaatgtatttaaaaattgtttataatcgttttgtatattttcatttgtatCATTAAGATCAATCAAATTGGAATTCGGAAAGAAGGCATCCCCTCCTACAGTTATCATTTTACCTTTTGTAAAGTATTCTACCCACAaattatagaaatattttaataaaaatgttagTGTCCAAGCTATTGGTGCAATtataaatagaaatatGGAAAGTgtaaatttatatgtattttttttttctaataaaaataattcattataaaaaggatTGACATTATGCCAATATGGTAAATTAGTTTGAACCAAATGATAAAAAGAATCTATACATACACCATcacatataattaatatatttacattttttttttcttcaggtatataaaaatcatTATAAAGTTCGGTCTTCTTCATTTGATTTCTTAACATATTAATTTGGTCATATGTAGTTTCATTAAAAAACTTTAAGAACttttgtttataatatttattattctttttttcatttccataattcatatatttatcacACCCATCAGCATTATTAACATAGGATggattataatattttgattttaatatttttaataaattagCATGAAGgttatataacaaataaagaGCATTTTCTGTAATTAATGCTTTATAAAAATTGGGAGAATTATATTCTAAATTATattccatatttttattctcattattatatttattattattattatatattttattttttatggtatcattttgttttaaattctttttattcatttctTCCTCACTgttaataagaaaataatacaaaatgGATAGTATTTCTTTAGGGCTACTAAATAAGGCTGTACCTATACTTGTCAACTCTGTTAATCTATCCCTACCTAAACAAAAATGTGGTATATTCAATAATAAACATAGTTGTattattgatatatattgaCCATTCACCTTTTTTAAATTGACATGAATAGAATCAATCATTCTTCTTTGAATCAAATTCGCTCTATTAAAagattttaaaattttatcataatcAACATATCCAATACCAAATACTACAAAATcgtatttatttttattaatatgttttattaaattaagactttttatttctaatttttctttattacTCTTATTACATGGCATGACATCACACATATTAAgatttatgtttatatcATTCCATTTCATTTGTAACTTTTTAAACTCTATATCATTCATTTTTGATGTAACATGCCCACTCACATTTTTATACCTTAACACAATACCCTTCCacattataaaaaaaaaaaaaaaaaaaaaaaaaaaaaatatatatatatatatatatttatatatataatatattatattataaagtaattttatattttccttttaatattttatatatatatatatatatgtgcaaGGTCTCAATTATATTCCATTATATAAAACCATATGTATTCTCCTTGTTTGTGAAATATGCATATTATTGTTCTAATATAATTCACATTTTGTTTCATATAAccttttcttttatgttttacatacatataataatttgaaaTAATTACATTTGTGATTCTCACATATGcatctatttttttttttttttttttttcttcttatgtttcccttattttttataatctTTTGTTCTGCTTTAAACTGTTCaacacataaataataaaaaaaatagaaaaaaatattgtttaaatttattttaaaaagttatatgatttattacataaataatattcggaaaaaagtataaatcatattaagagggatatattttatactatatattttaaataatttcattatatatatatatatatatatatatatataaatttatttatttatattccaatatgtacatattttcGTATAACCTTTCTATAGCTAgaaatgtttatataatatcataagAAAGGTAgattaatttttattttatttccatttacattatattttttatcaatattttataaatttatatattgttttttaattttttttttttttttgttaaatcATCTAAATATGGAAAGattcaatatataataaaatataattaaatgaaataaatatgtatctacatattaattttttgtataatattaattcgtatcaatatatttatatatagtgTGTATggaattttttatatatactataaTAATTATCTAGTACATACATACAGACAACAATGTTATGAGATAATGTAATACTAGAggaatttattttatttctttatattttctgCATTCATATAAGGATGTTAATAAATAACGTGAGAAAGGTTTTTATTGTTGGTTTCGCTAGGACCCCCATTGGCGCATTAGGTGGATGTATTTCACATATACCGGTTCACAAATTAGGTTCTTttgaaaaatgaaataataaaaaattggTCTTGTATAAAgcataatatatatgtgtttatagttaatatatatatatatatatatatatatgattttttttttttatcttaGCTTGTGCTACCATTTTAAAAGCTCTTGAGAGAAGTCAAATAGAGAAAGAACATGTTGATTGCTTAATTTTTGGCCAATCATTTTCTAGTGGTTGTGGTCCGGTACCATTGCAGAAAATTGCCATATCAACCGGTACATAGAAAATGTAACTATAcccacatatatatatatatatatatatgtatttttttttttatattacgTCATTATTTAGGTATGCATATAAATACCAAAACTTATCTTGTGAATAATCTATGCTGTAGTGGTTTAGATTCTATAACGATTGGATATGATCTAATTAGGGGGGGTAAAGATGCATGTGTCGTAGGTTCTATGGAATGCATGTCTCAAAgtccatattttttaaaaaactTGAGAACAGAGAAATATAGTTTaggtaataatatattaagagATAGTATTATACATGATGGTTATGATTTCATGGTGAACAATAAAGAGTTGAAGACAAATAATAGCATGGAATTgttttgtaaaaaatataacatacCAAGAGTTGATTTAGATGaatatgttataaattcttttaaaaGAACTGCTAGTGCATATAGTGAAAATTTAATTCAGCAAGAGTTATTTCCTTTAgtaatacaaaaaaataaaaataaaatgcAAGTAGAAAAATCGGTAATTGATTCtgatgaaatatataaaaattataatatagataaaatTTGTAATTTAAATAGTGAATCGATAATAACGAATTATAATATAGCACCGTTTGCTGATGGAGCTTGTGCTCTTGTATTAATGAGTGAACagaaattaaaagaattagATATAAACCCAATAGCAgaaattattacatatgATAATGCTTCAGTATTTCCAGATGAATTTCCTTTTAGTATTCCTTATAGTATAGAGAAATgtttaaagaaaataaataaatcttttattgattattatgaaaTTAATGAATTATCAGCTCTTAGTGTTATTTTTGctatgaaaaaattaaatatagaTCTATCcaatataaacataaatgGTGGAGCATTATCTTTAGGTCATCCTACTGCTGTATCTGGTTCAAGAATTGTCATCTCATTAATAAcagttttaaaaaattatgatatgAAGTTAGGGTGTGCttctataaataattaCCTAGGTTCATCAACATCTATTATAGTGGAAAATGCatattgataaaaataaaacagTTAACatacaaacatatatatatatatatatatatatatatatatatatatatatatatttttatttatatatttgtttatttatttatgtttattgtgtaataataaaatgttattaattttatatggAACCatggaaaaaaatgaagGTTATATTGTaagaatattaaaatgacaaaaaaaaagaaaaaaaaaattaaaataaaaaaaaaaataaaaataaaaaaaaaaaaaaaaaatgggtgaaaaaataaggatataataaaataattatataaatcataatatcaaaacacaaaaaaaatgtacacatatatatatatatatatatatatgtatatacaaTGAAGCATTGAAGTACAATTATTTTAACAAATGgtatatgtaaaaatttTGAAGAATATCTAAGtatcttcatttttcatTCTCATATTTCATTCAACGAATCTATGCGCATTATATTCATTGTATTAATATCTTCCACAGAATTACTAGAATTTTCATCTGTGTCGTTCATAagttgtttttttttaaacaagaattttttttttttttttttaattttttctataatagtatatctttttttatttattttatttttatatatataatttgttttatcatcatcattatcttttttattcatataattataattatctaAACAATTTGTTTTATCAAACGTTTTGTCAATAgaacttttttttttttttttcatttgatTATTATCTGAAGCatcattctttttttcattttctaaATAACTACTGTAacatttttcattaatttgTTCTTCTATTTGTActttctttatattatcttttaaatcatttttGTCCTTTTCTATcttttcaaaataaattGCTTTGTGTACACGTTTGTATATTTCTTCGTCTTCTTCTTTAGTTTCATCTTCTTCTCCTACTTCGTACGTGCTTCCTTCCACAAGAAATGAATTTGTAGTTTTTCTTTCATTATCCTTCAAATGCTCATCTAAGGTTTTCATATggttcatttttttctgtaCATCATAATGAACACCACTTGTTTGTTTAACAGGTGTATCCTTTTGTATCACAccattttctttatcatGAGAAAATGATTCTACTATCATGGTATTTTGTTTCATTTCTATTGggttatttatatcatattttggtaatcttatatttttattttctattcGATTTTCATTATGcatacataaaatattttcatgatcttctctttttttttgtactGTTTCATTGTctaaatttatattttttttaaatgatttACTACTAGATATATTAGCACtttctttttctattaaatattttgcTTGTATTATGTTTGTGTCCTCCTTTGAGGGTTTAATTTCTTCAGAATGTTCATGTTCTGGTATTTCTTTtagatttattttttcttgtaCTCCTTTTAttaagttttttttttttttttttttttttgaactgctaaattcttttttatatttcaaattttgattattccataaatataaatcttCTGGAAATATGTTCACATCATTTTCCTTATGAAAGTATAAATATTGGATATGGTcgataaataaattaattcctttattatcatattcatacataagaaaattattatgttgTGAGGATACATTGGtgtcattattttttccttctATAATCtttgtattattttcgTGTGTATAAGAAAAACATTCATtgtttaaattattatttgatacattataaatattatttttggATGAATTCAAATAAGTAGTTGTTTCTTCTTGTCGATCATTCATACTGTTTTGAacatttgttttttctttatttgGTGTTGTTACTATTGTTTCAGCATTAGAAagttctttttttattatttgatttgtattttttctatCACATTTACtttgatattttttttcaaaaagGGATAGAAGTATTTCGTAAATtcctttattattatgtacaCTAATATTGTAGACTTGTATTGGcatattcttataattattaatattctcatttattatttgttttaatagattaataagtatattattattttctatatcaTTTATGGTTAAAGAcgtttttttcttttgttttatatcattaataagattattcattttttttttgtcttggaaatttaaatgatcatcactatatttattattatcattataattatgtatagattgttcttttaaaaattgtTCAAAcgaaatattatttatgaaaaaataattacataatttttcatatagAGCATTCagataaaaatttaaaaagatattatCATTTGATATAGCATATTGCCAAAAGgtatcatttttataaatatctatagattttatataatttgaaATACAAGGAGctgaaaaaaaagatgtTCCATCATCAGATTTATTTGCTAGTATAATAATAGgtttaaaaaattgttCATTATCcattcttttcttttcttcattattcataaataaacatgataaataaataatcgttttaaaaatatgacTCTCATATTTTGAATCaattacataaaatattacatcACTATCGTGATAATAACAATCATAAATTTCTATTGTATTATCTGCTGTACCTTgtaaatcatatattttgagacaatttttatgaaattttatttttgttgtATTAAAACCTAAGGCACAATTTGATG
This is a stretch of genomic DNA from Plasmodium reichenowi strain SY57 chromosome 14, whole genome shotgun sequence. It encodes these proteins:
- a CDS encoding hypothetical protein (conserved Plasmodium protein, unknown function), producing the protein MFSLIRSVFSNIQNEDDLKILIIGEGGSGKSSLFNLISSYNNKSKYEILNTSLSKNESTSNCALGFNTTKIKFHKNCLKIYDLQGTADNTIEIYDCYYHDSDVIFYVIDSKYESHIFKTIIYLSCLFMNNEEKKRMDNEQFFKPIIILANKSDDGTSFFSAPCISNYIKSIDIYKNDTFWQYAISNDNIFLNFYLNALYEKLCNYFFINNISFEQFLKEQSIHNYNDNNKYSDDHLNFQDKKKMNNLINDIKQKKKTSLTINDIENNNILINLLKQIINENINNYKNMPIQVYNISVHNNKGIYEILLSLFEKKYQSKCDRKNTNQIIKKELSNAETIVTTPNKEKTNVQNSMNDRQEETTTYLNSSKNNIYNVSNNNLNNECFSYTHENNTKIIEGKNNDTNVSSQHNNFLMYEYDNKGINLFIDHIQYLYFHKENDVNIFPEDLYLWNNQNLKYKKEFSSSKKKKKKKNLIKGVQEKINLKEIPEHEHSEEIKPSKEDTNIIQAKYLIEKESANISSSKSFKKNINLDNETVQKKREDHENILCMHNENRIENKNIRLPKYDINNPIEMKQNTMIVESFSHDKENGVIQKDTPVKQTSGVHYDVQKKMNHMKTLDEHLKDNERKTTNSFLVEGSTYEVGEEDETKEEDEEIYKRVHKAIYFEKIEKDKNDLKDNIKKVQIEEQINEKCYSSYLENEKKNDASDNNQMKKKKKSSIDKTFDKTNCLDNYNYMNKKDNDDDKTNYIYKNKINKKRYTIIEKIKKKKKKFLFKKKQLMNDTDENSSNSVEDINTMNIMRIDSLNEI
- a CDS encoding acetyl-CoA acetyltransferase, putative, with translation MLINNVRKVFIVGFARTPIGALGGCISHIPVHKLACATILKALERSQIEKEHVDCLIFGQSFSSGCGPVPLQKIAISTGMHINTKTYLVNNLCCSGLDSITIGYDLIRGGKDACVVGSMECMSQSPYFLKNLRTEKYSLGNNILRDSIIHDGYDFMVNNKELKTNNSMELFCKKYNIPRVDLDEYVINSFKRTASAYSENLIQQELFPLVIQKNKNKMQVEKSVIDSDEIYKNYNIDKICNLNSESIITNYNIAPFADGACALVLMSEQKLKELDINPIAEIITYDNASVFPDEFPFSIPYSIEKCLKKINKSFIDYYEINELSALSVIFAMKKLNIDLSNININGGALSLGHPTAVSGSRIVISLITVLKNYDMKLGCASINNYLGSSTSIIVENAY
- a CDS encoding hypothetical protein (conserved Plasmodium protein, unknown function) gives rise to the protein MWKGIVLRYKNVSGHVTSKMNDIEFKKLQMKWNDININLNMCDVMPCNKSNKEKLEIKSLNLIKHINKNKYDFVVFGIGYVDYDKILKSFNRANLIQRRMIDSIHVNLKKVNGQYISIIQLCLLLNIPHFCLGRDRLTELTSIGTALFSSPKEILSILYYFLINSEEEMNKKNLKQNDTIKNKIYNNNNKYNNENKNMEYNLEYNSPNFYKALITENALYLLYNLHANLLKILKSKYYNPSYVNNADGCDKYMNYGNEKKNNKYYKQKFLKFFNETTYDQINMLRNQMKKTELYNDFYIPEEKKNVNILIICDGVCIDSFYHLVQTNLPYWHNVNPFYNELFLLEKKNTYKFTLSIFLFIIAPIAWTLTFLLKYFYNLWVEYFTKGKMITVGGDAFFPNSNLIDLNDTNENIQNDYKQFLNTLNNDKVELETISLLGGLLQWYKNKSRN